GAATGTATTCTTGTTGATTTACGCCTTTTATATCGCAGAGCgactttaatatattttgttttaaaaatttgcctcgaataaatttaaaagtattgATTATAAGATGTGTTTGAGCGTGGAAGAAACTTTGTTAGATCGTCGCAgataagaagaataaaaaagttctgatgcaataaataaaatatcttcattattaattaaaattaaattcaaattttgaatatcaaaaaataaaaaagattaatattatttattttcataataaattatacACAACACAAATTTTAGTTAATCGAAGCTACATACATATATCGAGCGCTAATAGCACCAACAGTAAacgaaaataaattttaacttagGAACCTCGCACTTGTGTGTTAATTGTTATATCATTATGATATTTATACCACTAATGTGTAATATACGTCATATAGATTTTATTTGGGACAAATTCTTTAACTGaaatcttttttacttttagaaGTATATAGTGAATGTGTCAATAGTATCCAAACAAAAAAGTAGTGCATGCAACAACATATCATATTCACATGATTTATGTGCTGAAGTTTACATTGATCACGCCTAATACAtttcaattataattattaatgtcAAAACAATCACGAAATTAAGCAtcttaattttatcaaaatgaGCAAGTATTAAGAacgactaaaaaagaaaaaataacaagtaaTTAGAAACAGAGAGAGTAACATTTTAACAACTTGATTTGCTAAAACAACTCGAATTTTCTTACAGGAAAcatgtataattttttctagAATCAAATAAACTGAATCatcatcaaaattttcaactttctaTTACATGAGTAATGGAGAAATTGAATTGGTAATCCATCAATGTTACATTtactaattaagaaaaaaagtaaataaatcttttctcttttctattAACTTTTTTTCATACTGTTTCTTAAAAATCGAGAAACTAAACTCTAAATTTATGGTTCAATAAAACCAGTCATCCTTAGAATTAAGTCTCTTGCTTGaatcaaatttcttcttttgAGCGTCCCTCCGTAGCCGATGCAAATTGAAAATGCCATCATTCTTTTAATAACTCTCCGTTTAATTATCACATCGGGTGGTACCATTTCATCATCGTCATCCTCATCTTCGAAAAAgttgtagtattttttttccatgAACAATGAAGctttgttcatgggtgtgaacACAACATCTTgcttcataattatttttcgtATCATGGATACGTTGTTGTTATAACGCCGAACTTGAAACCCAAATTCAGCTTCTTCCTCGTCAGCAGAATTTTGAAGCTCCATTTCATGCTCTTGAGGAAAAAGAATTTCACTTTCC
This window of the Solanum pennellii chromosome 2, SPENNV200 genome carries:
- the LOC107010049 gene encoding uncharacterized protein LOC107010049; amino-acid sequence: MAEEFQESEILFPQEHEMELQNSADEEEAEFGFQVRRYNNNVSMIRKIIMKQDVVFTPMNKASLFMEKKYYNFFEDEDDDDEMVPPDVIIKRRVIKRMMAFSICIGYGGTLKRRNLIQARDLILRMTGFIEP